The following DNA comes from Streptomyces sp. NBC_00690.
GGGCAATCTGCGATCACGCGCCATCGCGAACAGCAGCCGCCCCGCAGCCGCCTGCCCGGCCAACGCGGCGAAAGCGGCACCGATCGCCTTGCTCAGCGCGATCAGATCGTGCAACCAGCTCCCGACCGAGGCATCCACCGCGACATAGAACGCCGCCCCCTGCTTGGCCGGGTCCGCCGCCAACTCCGCCGACGACACCGGCTCCAGCAGGGCCGCGAGATAGGTCTGCACGATGAACAGCACCCCCGCGAGCACCAGACAGAACAACACCGCCCGAGCCACCTTGCGCGACCCGCCCGTCACCTCCTCAGCGAAGGACACGATCGCGTCGAACCCCAGATAGGACAGCACGGCCACCGACACCGCCCCCAACACCGCCGCCAGCGAGAAGTCCCCGTCCCCGGTGAAAGGCGACAGCCAGCCGCGCTGGGCACCGTCCCGCGCCAGCACCACCACCGCCGAGACGACGAAGACCACCAACACCACGATCTCCATCGCGAGCACGGCGAACCCCACCCGGGCGGCGGCCCGAACCCCCCAGAGGTTCAGCAGCGTGGTCACCACGACCGCGATCAACGTCCACACCCACCGGTCGACCCCCGGCACCAGGGCTTCCATCGCGATCCCCGAGAACAGATACGCGACCGCCGGGATCAGCAGATAGTCGAGCATCATCATCCAGCCGGCGATGAAGCCCGCCCCGTCGCTGAGGCCCTTGCGCGCGTACGTGTAGACCGACCCGGCCCGAGGCGCGACCCGCACCATCTGCGCGTAGCTCACCGCCGTGAAGCCCATCGCGACGGTGGCGACCACGTAGACCAGGGCCACGGCACCGTGCGAGCGGGCGTCCAGCGTGCCGAACACACCGACCGGGGCCATGGGCGCGATGAACAGCAATCCGTAGACGACGAGATCGCGAAATCCCAGGGTGCGCCGCAGCTCACCGCCGCCGTTCGGGTCCTGCCCGGGCGCGCCGTCCGCACCCGCCCCGCCCGCGTCCCGACCCCCTCCGCCAGCCGCAGAGACTCCCGCCGTACCCATCCGGCCCTCCGTCCGTCGCCCGTCCGCACACCAGTCTTGGCCCGGGTGGTGATCTCCCGCCTGTTCTGAGCGGCCTTACGATGGGGGGCATGACTGCTACGCCTCTTGCCCGCCGCGTCCTGCTCGCCGCGCCCCGTGGCTACTGCGCGGGAGTGGATCGTGCCGTGATCGCCGTCGAGAAGGCGCTTGAGCAGTACGGCTCACCGATCTACGTTCGCCACGAGATCGTCCACAACAAATACGTCGTCCAGACCCTGGAGAAGAAGGGCGCGATCTTCGTCGACAAGACGGCGGAGGTCCCCGAAGGCTCCATCGTCATGTTCTCCGCGCACGGGGTCGCACCCGTCGTCCACGAAGAGGCGGCCGGCCGCCAGCTCGCGACCATCGACGCCACCTGCCCCCTGGTCACCAAGGTGCACAAGGAGGCCGTCCGGTTCGCCAACGAGGACTACGACATCCTCCTGATCGGTCACGAAGGCCATGAAGAGGTCATCGGCACCTCCGGCGAGGCCCCGGACCACATCACGCTCGTCGACGGCCCGGACGACGTCGCCAAGGTCGAGGTCCGCGACGAGTCGAAGGTCGTCTGGCTCTCCCAGACCACCCTCTCGGTCGACGAGACGATGGAGACCGTGGACCGGCTGAAGGAGAAGTTCCCCCAGCTGATCTCCCCGCCCAGCGACGACATCTGCTACGCCACTCAGAACCGTCAGATCGCCGTCAAGCAGATGGGCGCCGAAGCGGACCTGGTGATCGTGGTCGGCTCCAAGAACTCGTCGAACTCCGTGCGACTGGTCGAGGTCGCCCTCGGCGCAGGCGCATCCTCCGCCCACTTGGTCGACTTCGCCGAAGAGATCGACGAGGCATGGCTCGAAGGGGTCTCCACGGTCGGTGTCACCTCCGGCGCGTCCGTCCCCGACATCCTGGTCGAAGGCGTACTGGAGTGGCTCACCCAGCGTGGCTACGAGGACGTCGAACTCGTGAAGGCGGCCGAGGAGTCGATCACCTTCTCGCTGCCGAAGGAACTGCGCCGGGACCTGCGCGCCGAGGCGGCCGAACTGGTCGCCAAGGCATCCGCGCGCTCTGGCGAGTGACAGCGCGGAGCTGCCCTTACCGTGGGGTCCATGAACGTGTTCGGAGTGGACATCGGTGGATCGGGAATCAAGGGCGCTCCCGTAGATCTTGAGCGCGGTGACTTGGCGGAGGAACGCCACAAGGTACTGACACCGCACCCTGCGACGCCGGACGCCGTGGCGGACGGCGTCGCCGAAGTGGTGCGGCACTTCGACTGGTCGGGCCCGGTGGGCATCACCTTCCCCGGCGTGGTCACCGACGGAGTGACGCGTACGGCGGCCAACGTCGACAAGGACTGGATCGACAAGGACGCGGCGGGGCTGCTCAGCGAGCGGCTCAAGGGTGTACCGGTCACCCTGCTGAACGACGCGGACGCCGCGGGCATCGCGGAAATGACCTTCGGCGCTGGCCGTCGCCGCACGGGCACGGTGATCGTCCTGACCCTCGGGACGGGCATCGGCAGCGCGGTCTTCACCGGCGGACGGCTGCTCCCCAACACCGAGCTGGGACATCTTGAGCTGCACGGCCGCGACGCCGAGACGCACGCGTCGACCAAGGCGAAGGAGGACGAGGACCTGAGCTGGCACCACTGGGCGCGGCGGGTGCAGAAGTACCTCGCCCATGTGGAGATGCTGTTCTCGCCCGAGCTGTTCATCCTCGGCGGTGGAGTGAGCCGGAAGGCGGACAAGTTCGTTCCGCTGATCGAAGGGATCCGAGCGGAGATCGTCCCCGCGGAGCTCAAGAACAACGCGGGCATCGTCGGCGCCGCCATGGCGACGCAGGGCGACCAGCACCACCAGAGCTGACCGGACCTGCAGAACGGAAGGTGGGCGGGCCCGGGCCGACAGCGGCCTGCGGCCCGTCCCACCTCACCGGACGTGCGGCCGGTGAGCGGGTGGCGGTGTGGCGGGGTGGACCTTGCGCCGACGCCGCCCCATCGACCGCACCTTGCGTACGCAGGTGATCAGACCGGCCACGAGGGTTCCGCCGTAGAGCCACCCGGCATGCACGGCGAGCGAGGTGACCACAGCCATGATCTGGCCACCGATGCCGCCCTCCCCACCGGAGATGGGCACGACCCCGACGGCGAACGCGATGGGAACCCCGATGGGTGCCGTGACCAGGTCCGCTTCCCGCACCCACAGGGCCGTCAGCGCACAGACCGGCAGATAGAGCATCCCGAACACCGCGGCCGAGCCGTCGAAGAACAGCCAGTCGAGTGCGCCGATCACCAGCATGGTGACGATGGCGAAGAGACCGGCGCCCAAGCCCGTCAGTCGCGGTGCCGGAAACCGGCGCAGGGCGACGACCAGGGCGGATTCGGAACGGGCCGGGGCCGTGGGCCGAAGCCCGTACACGGCGGGCGCGTCGGCGAGGGCACTCTGCGGTGAGAGGGGTCCCTGCGGCGTCAAAGGGGGCTGCGGCCGTTGCCGGCGCTGGGGGTTACTCGTCCTGTGCTGCTCCACGCCCCCAACGTAGGTTGCGAGCGGCCCGGAAGTCGGCACGGGACACGCACTTTGGATGACCTTGGCGAAGAGTTCGACTCCCCGCCGCATCAAGCGGCGTACCATCCCGTCCTCGCCGGCCCCGACCCGCCCGTAAACTGGGTGGTCGGTCCCCGTCCGGGCCGACCGGGATCGCCCAGCATCGGGCCGGTCCCCACCCAGCATCCTCACTCAGGAAGTCGCCAACGTGTCGCTCACGATCGGAATCGTCGGCCTGCCGAATGTCGGTAAGTCGACCCTTTTCAATGCCCTGACCAAGAACGACGTGCTGGCGGCCAACTACCCGTTCGCCACGATCGAGCCGAACGTCGGTGTGGTCGGGGTCCCCGACGACCGACTGGCGAAGCTGGCGGAGATCTTCGGCTCCCAGCGGATCCTGCCGGCGACGGTCGACTTCGTCGACATCGCGGGCATCGTCCGTGGCGCGAGCGAGGGCGAGGGGCTCGGCAACAAGTTCCTGGCGAACATCCGCGAGTCCGATGCGATCTGCCAGGTCATCCGTGCCTTCAAGGATGACAACGTGGTGCACGTCGACGGCAAGGTCTCGCCGAAGGACGACATCGAGACGATCAACACCGAGCTCATCCTCGCCGACCTCCAGTCGGTCGAGAAGGCCGTCCCGCGGCTGACGAAGGAGTCCCGCCTCCAGAAGGACAAGGTGGCGGTTCTCGCGGCGGTCGAGGCCGCCCAGAAGATCCTGGAGTCGGGCGAGACGCTGTTCTCGGCGGGCATCACCAAGGGCACCGAGCAGGGCGACCTGCTGCACGAGCTGCACCTGCTGACGACGAAGCCGTTCCTCTACGCCTTCAACGTGGACGAGGACGAGCTCGTCGACGAGGACTTCAAGAACGAACAGCGCGCACTGGTCGCCCCGGCCGAGGCGATCTTCCTCAACGCCAAGATCGAGTCCGAGCTGATCGAACTGGACGACGAGGAGTCGCTTGAGCTCCTCCAGTCCATGGGCCAGGAAGAGCCCGGCCTCGCCACGCTCAGCCGCGTCGGCTTCGACATCCTGGGCCTCCAGACCTATCTGACGGCTGGCCCGAAGGAAACCCGCGCCTGGACGATCAAGAAGGGCGCCACCGCCCCCGAGGCGGCCGGTGTGATCCACACCGACTTCCAGAAGGGCTTCATCAAGGCCGAGGTCATCTCCTTCGACGACCTGATGACGACGGGCTCGGTGGCGGAGGCCCGCGCGAAGGGCAAGGCGCGCATGGAGGGCAAGGAGTACGTGATGCAGGACGGGGACGTGGTGGAGTTCAGGTTCAACGTGTAGCGGTGCGCTTGCTGCACGTGGCTTGACTGGTTAGGCATGCAGGTCAGAAGGGGTCAGACTCTGTCGAGTCTGACCCCTTCTTCGTCACGGTGCTGGATGGGTGCTGGATATTCTGACGCGGGGTCAGTGGTTATCAGGTCTCGTAAACGGTGGACCGGTGTCCGACGTGAACGACCCAGATCACCAGTTCCCCGTTGTCGATTGTATAGACGACGCGGTAGTCGCCGACGCGGAGGCGGCGACGTTCGGGCTGGGAGACGAGTGCGGTGGTGTTGAAGCCGAGAGGGTCGGTTTCCAACTCGGTCAGCTTGGCCAGGATGCGCAGCGCCACGTCGCGAGGGATCTTCCGGAGCTCGGCCTGCGCCTCGGGTCGGAAGACGGTTCGGTATTCACTCACCGCGCGCCAGTGTCTCCCTCATGATGTCCTCGATCGGGATGCCGGGTGCCGGGTTGGCCATGCGCTCGTCGATGATCCGGTTGATCTCGCGCTCTTCCCATGCCTGGTACTTGCGCAGCACCTCGATGGACACCACGGCGGCGACTTCCTTGCCTCGGCGCGTGATCACCGTGGGTACGTCGTCGCGATCGGCGCGCTCCACCACCTCCGCCAGGTGAGCTCGCACGTCACGGATGGACTCTATGGGTAGCGGCTGCGTCATGCGCCCAAGGGTACCGAGTGTGCCGTGCGTACACAACTGTAGCGTCACGCGGGTGTGAAACCCGTCGACGATGCGGAGGTGGCGTCACCTGGTGCCTGTGCTCGCACCAGCCGCAGAGGGCGAGGATTCCGGTCATGGCGGTCAGGTTGGAGCGCGTACTTCCGACCCGTCACCGGATTTCGACGACATGGCGGGACCGGGACTCGGGGCTTCTGCCACCGCCCCGGTGTGCTGGATGAGATCCCGGAAAGCCGCGTTTCCGCAGGTGGGAGCGTTGTGCTGAACGTTAAAGTTCAACGTTTAACAGCTGACGCATCACCACGTCGCTGATCTGGCAAACGTGCAGGTCAGGGGGCTCGACTCTTCGGGGTCGGGTCCCTAGCTTTTTTTCCCGTACTGGGATAGCTGCCCCCTCGTCTCCTATCGTCCTGGCCGTGCCGGTGAGTGACGAAGCGGCGTGGGCGCTCGCACGACATGGAGCGTTCAGCCGAAGTCGGTTTGTCGCCTCATGGTCGGCTACTCGCAGAAGGGTCCGGGCCTCAAGCGCCACGCATGCTGCCGCCGATGCGACAGGCAATCCCGCCAGGTACCCTCAAACGCATCGTCAACGCGGCCCGACGGGCTTCCGCTCCACCCCGTGGAGTCTCGAAGGACACGCCCCCACCCGCACGCGCTATTTCGTGTTGCCCGGGGGAAGTCCTTGTTGTTCCGCGCGTCTGCGAAAACGGTCGCCGCCATGGCGCTCGACAGTTCGCTCTATCTCCACCTCACCGAGCAGTTCACCCACACTCACGGCTACCGGCCCAACCCCTCGGAGGCGCGGTCTTGGGAGCGGAGCATCCCCGCGCTGACCGCTGCGCTCAATGATGCGGGACTCGGTGACGTTGAGGTCATGCTCGAGTACGCACTTCCGATGAACAGCAAGCGAGCCGATGCGGTTCTCGCCGGGATCCACCCACGCACGGGTGACCCCTCCTACATCGTGGTGGAGCTCAAGCAGTGGAGCGATGTTCTACCGGATGAGGACGACCCGGTACTCTGCCACGTCCCGTCATACACTCAGCCGGTCCTCAACCCCATCGAGCAGGTGCGCCGGTACTGCGAGTACCTGGTCAACTTCAACGGCGCTGTCGCCGGCCACCCGGAGAGGGTCGGGGGAGTGGCCTTCCTGCACAATGCAACCGAGTTCGATGTGGCTGCCCTGCGTGAGATCGAGTCTGACCAGTGGGGCCAGTTGTTCACGGGCGACACCCGCGGAAGGTTCATCGACCACGTTCGTGCTCGGCTCAGCCCTGAGTACCCGGGCGCCGCAGCCGCTGACGGGCTGCTCGCGGGCAGGACGGTCCCCTCGAAGCAGCTGATGGCTGTCGCAGCGCAGGAAGTCCGCGAGAGGGAGCAGTTCGTGCTTCTCGACGAACAGCAGGTCGCTTACCGAAAGGTCCTCAACGCGGTACGCAAGGCCCAGCAGTCTGACCACAAGGAGGTCGTGGTAATCACCGGTGGCCCCGGCACCGGCAAGAGCGTCATCGCGCTCTCGCTGCTCGGCGAGTTGTACAGGCGAGGCGTCCCAGCTCTACACGCGACCGGGTCCCAGTCCTTCACCAAGACGATGCGCAAGGTTGCGGGGGCCAGAAAGCGCGAAGTCCAAGATCTCTTCAAGTACTTCAACAGTTTCATGACGACGGAGAAGAACAGCCTCGACGTACTGATCTGCGATGAGGCCCACCGCATCCGTGAGACATCCGCCAACCGGTACACGCCGGCCGCACGCCGGACCAGTAAGCAGCAGATCGACGAACTGATGGACGTGGCCAAAGTGCCCGTCTTCCTGCTCGATGAGCACCAGGTCGTGCGCCCGGGTGAGATGGGCACGGTGGAGGACATTCGAGCCGCAGCCGCACGCAGGGGGCTGAACTGCCCCGTCGTCAGGCTGGAGAGCCAGTTTCGCTGCGGCGGGAGCGATGCCTACCTGCGCTGGGTGGTGCGGCTTCTGGGACTGGAGACCGGTGGCCCGGTGGCGTGGAACACGGACGATCGCATGCACCTCTTCGTGGCCGACAGCCCGGAAGAGATGGAAGGCTTCTTGGACGGCCGCCGCGGACAGGACTACAGCGCTCGCATATCAGCCGGCTACTGCTGGCAGTGGTCCCCGGAACCTAAGCCAGGGCAGCCTCTTCCGGCAGACGTGCGGATCGGCGCCTGGGCACGCCCCTGGAACCTGCGCGGCGACCGCTCTGTCTCCGGCGCACCGCCGTCTGCTCTGTGGGCCACGGACCCGGCGGGCTTCGGGCAGATCGGTTGCGTCTATACCGCCCAGGGTTTCGAGTACGACTGGTCGGGCGTCATCATCGGCCCCGACCTGGTGTGGCGCGGCGATCGATGGGTGACGGTCCGTACGGCATCCAAGGATCCGGTGTTCAAGCGCTCGACACCGGATGCCGATGTGGATCGGCTGATCCGCAATACGTACAAGGTGCTGCTGACCCGCGGAATGGTCGGCACGGTCGTCTACTCCACGGATCGGGAAACGCAGGAGAAGCTACGAGACCTGGTGGGGGCCGGGCGGCGCGTGGATGTCACGGCGTGAACGACCGGACTGTGCTACTAACTTTTCGCCAACGTGCCACTGACATCCGCGGGACGGCGGGAGTTCGCGTGCGCTGCACCGCCTCCTAAGATCGCCTGTAGTCATTGCGGCCCGACGGGCTTCCTCCGCACGAGGACACGCCCCCACCCGCACGAGTCACTCGTGCTCTGGGGGAACCACCTCGTGTCGATGCTCCTGCTGAGGCTATCTGCGCAGGACCTGCTCACTCTGAACTCCAGGCGGCGGATGGTGCCGCATCTCGCTGCCAGGTACTGGTACTTCCGAGGGCGCGATGTGTCCGATACCGAACGGGAGGCATGGGCCGAGAGCCTGGTCGAGTTGGCGGAGGACCTCGTCGAAGCGGAGCGGGGCAACGTCGAGATGGTCGTCGAGTGCGCGGCGACGGTCGACGAACCAAAGAAGGGTGAGCCGTCCCTCATCGACGTCGTGCTCGTGGGCCGACATCCGGAGACGGGGCTGCCGTCCTTCCAGCTTGTCGAGCTGAAGAGATGGTCGATGGTGACGCGAGTGGAAGCCGCCACCGCGCAGCTCGTGAGTGTGCCGGGGTTGAAAAGGCCCAAGAAGCACCCTGCACTGCAACTCAGGAACTCTTACCAATTGTTCACTGGAGACCAAGGTCCGTTGCGTGGCATCGCGGTGGAATGCGGCGGATTCGCGTATCTGCACAACGCCACCGACGACTCCGTTCGACCGCTGCTCGACACGTTGGCGCCGACGGGAGCCTATGAGCGTGTGTACACCCGCGACAGCCGCGATCTCCTCCTCGGGGATCTGCGAAAGCATTTCACGGAGGACGGCGCGGCCTCCGAGGCTGAGCAACTCCTCAGGTTCATGAACCTTCGCAACACGCCGCTCCTCGACGCGATGATCCGGTCTCGCGGAGAGGACACGGTCTTCACGCTGCGCGGCCAGCAGAAGAGGGTGTCGGCGAGTGTTCTAGAACGAGCTGCCCTGGTCCTCGGCGATCGCGATCAGCCCGCTCTGCCGCGGAACGACGAGAGAGCCGTGTTCATCGTGACGGGTGGTGCGGGTACCGGAAAGAGCGCTGTGGGTCTGCAGCTCAGAGCCGTCTTCGAGGCAGCCGGACGCACGGTGAAGTACGCCAGTGGCAGCCGTGCGTTCAACGGGGCGCTCCAGGAACAGGTGGGCTACACCGACAAGGAGTTCAGGGAGAGATTCGCCTACTTTAGTTCCTTCGTGACCCCTCCGGCCCCTCCCTTGGACGTCCTCATCTGCGATGAGGCGCATCGCCTGAGAGAACGAACCATCGACATATACCGGCGAGAGGAGAAGTCGGGTAAGCAGCCCCAGGTGGACGATCTGCTCGATGCCTCCCGCCTCACTGTGTTCTTTCTCGACGAGAGCCAGTCCGTGCGACCCAAGGAAGTCGGAACGGTGAGTCTGATCGAGGAGGCCGCACGAGCGCGGGGGATCACTCCGCTCCGCTACAGACTCAGGGAGGAATGGCGGTGCGGGGGCAGCGACGCCTACATCCGCTGGGTGCGGGCTGTCCTCGACATTGAGGAAGGAACCACTGAGTGGACCCCCGACGGTTTGATGCACGTCGAGGTCGCGGACAGTCCGGAGCAACTTGAGTACATCATCAGAGCGGAGGAGGCGGCGGGAGCGACTGCACGCATGGTGGCCGGCTTCTGCTGGCCGTGGACTGAGCCGGTGGGCCAGGGGAAGGCTGCGCGCCTGGAGGCAGACGTGCGGATCGGTGACTGGCACCGACCGTGGAACGCCAAGGGCGACTCCTTCCGCGAGGACGGATCTGTGCCCCCGTCCACGAAATGGTCAGTGCACCCGTATGGCATCAACCAGATCGGCTGCGTCTACACGGCTCAGGG
Coding sequences within:
- a CDS encoding APC family permease, which encodes MGTAGVSAAGGGGRDAGGAGADGAPGQDPNGGGELRRTLGFRDLVVYGLLFIAPMAPVGVFGTLDARSHGAVALVYVVATVAMGFTAVSYAQMVRVAPRAGSVYTYARKGLSDGAGFIAGWMMMLDYLLIPAVAYLFSGIAMEALVPGVDRWVWTLIAVVVTTLLNLWGVRAAARVGFAVLAMEIVVLVVFVVSAVVVLARDGAQRGWLSPFTGDGDFSLAAVLGAVSVAVLSYLGFDAIVSFAEEVTGGSRKVARAVLFCLVLAGVLFIVQTYLAALLEPVSSAELAADPAKQGAAFYVAVDASVGSWLHDLIALSKAIGAAFAALAGQAAAGRLLFAMARDRRLPRGLARTGSGVPRVALLLAAVVTLVAAVWAARRDDGLDHLVSVVDIGALTAFVLLHASVVGWFVVQRGGGAGEFAWGRHVVVPVVGSAILIAVMAKAAGSAQVVGAAWLAVGLVVLAVRWARTQRT
- a CDS encoding 4-hydroxy-3-methylbut-2-enyl diphosphate reductase; translation: MGGMTATPLARRVLLAAPRGYCAGVDRAVIAVEKALEQYGSPIYVRHEIVHNKYVVQTLEKKGAIFVDKTAEVPEGSIVMFSAHGVAPVVHEEAAGRQLATIDATCPLVTKVHKEAVRFANEDYDILLIGHEGHEEVIGTSGEAPDHITLVDGPDDVAKVEVRDESKVVWLSQTTLSVDETMETVDRLKEKFPQLISPPSDDICYATQNRQIAVKQMGAEADLVIVVGSKNSSNSVRLVEVALGAGASSAHLVDFAEEIDEAWLEGVSTVGVTSGASVPDILVEGVLEWLTQRGYEDVELVKAAEESITFSLPKELRRDLRAEAAELVAKASARSGE
- the ppgK gene encoding polyphosphate--glucose phosphotransferase, with amino-acid sequence MNVFGVDIGGSGIKGAPVDLERGDLAEERHKVLTPHPATPDAVADGVAEVVRHFDWSGPVGITFPGVVTDGVTRTAANVDKDWIDKDAAGLLSERLKGVPVTLLNDADAAGIAEMTFGAGRRRTGTVIVLTLGTGIGSAVFTGGRLLPNTELGHLELHGRDAETHASTKAKEDEDLSWHHWARRVQKYLAHVEMLFSPELFILGGGVSRKADKFVPLIEGIRAEIVPAELKNNAGIVGAAMATQGDQHHQS
- a CDS encoding DUF6542 domain-containing protein, which codes for MEQHRTSNPQRRQRPQPPLTPQGPLSPQSALADAPAVYGLRPTAPARSESALVVALRRFPAPRLTGLGAGLFAIVTMLVIGALDWLFFDGSAAVFGMLYLPVCALTALWVREADLVTAPIGVPIAFAVGVVPISGGEGGIGGQIMAVVTSLAVHAGWLYGGTLVAGLITCVRKVRSMGRRRRKVHPATPPPAHRPHVR
- the ychF gene encoding redox-regulated ATPase YchF, giving the protein MSLTIGIVGLPNVGKSTLFNALTKNDVLAANYPFATIEPNVGVVGVPDDRLAKLAEIFGSQRILPATVDFVDIAGIVRGASEGEGLGNKFLANIRESDAICQVIRAFKDDNVVHVDGKVSPKDDIETINTELILADLQSVEKAVPRLTKESRLQKDKVAVLAAVEAAQKILESGETLFSAGITKGTEQGDLLHELHLLTTKPFLYAFNVDEDELVDEDFKNEQRALVAPAEAIFLNAKIESELIELDDEESLELLQSMGQEEPGLATLSRVGFDILGLQTYLTAGPKETRAWTIKKGATAPEAAGVIHTDFQKGFIKAEVISFDDLMTTGSVAEARAKGKARMEGKEYVMQDGDVVEFRFNV
- a CDS encoding type II toxin-antitoxin system RelE family toxin encodes the protein MSEYRTVFRPEAQAELRKIPRDVALRILAKLTELETDPLGFNTTALVSQPERRRLRVGDYRVVYTIDNGELVIWVVHVGHRSTVYET
- a CDS encoding type II toxin-antitoxin system Phd/YefM family antitoxin; its protein translation is MTQPLPIESIRDVRAHLAEVVERADRDDVPTVITRRGKEVAAVVSIEVLRKYQAWEEREINRIIDERMANPAPGIPIEDIMRETLARGE
- a CDS encoding DUF2075 domain-containing protein produces the protein MLFRASAKTVAAMALDSSLYLHLTEQFTHTHGYRPNPSEARSWERSIPALTAALNDAGLGDVEVMLEYALPMNSKRADAVLAGIHPRTGDPSYIVVELKQWSDVLPDEDDPVLCHVPSYTQPVLNPIEQVRRYCEYLVNFNGAVAGHPERVGGVAFLHNATEFDVAALREIESDQWGQLFTGDTRGRFIDHVRARLSPEYPGAAAADGLLAGRTVPSKQLMAVAAQEVREREQFVLLDEQQVAYRKVLNAVRKAQQSDHKEVVVITGGPGTGKSVIALSLLGELYRRGVPALHATGSQSFTKTMRKVAGARKREVQDLFKYFNSFMTTEKNSLDVLICDEAHRIRETSANRYTPAARRTSKQQIDELMDVAKVPVFLLDEHQVVRPGEMGTVEDIRAAAARRGLNCPVVRLESQFRCGGSDAYLRWVVRLLGLETGGPVAWNTDDRMHLFVADSPEEMEGFLDGRRGQDYSARISAGYCWQWSPEPKPGQPLPADVRIGAWARPWNLRGDRSVSGAPPSALWATDPAGFGQIGCVYTAQGFEYDWSGVIIGPDLVWRGDRWVTVRTASKDPVFKRSTPDADVDRLIRNTYKVLLTRGMVGTVVYSTDRETQEKLRDLVGAGRRVDVTA
- a CDS encoding DUF2075 domain-containing protein — protein: MYTRDSRDLLLGDLRKHFTEDGAASEAEQLLRFMNLRNTPLLDAMIRSRGEDTVFTLRGQQKRVSASVLERAALVLGDRDQPALPRNDERAVFIVTGGAGTGKSAVGLQLRAVFEAAGRTVKYASGSRAFNGALQEQVGYTDKEFRERFAYFSSFVTPPAPPLDVLICDEAHRLRERTIDIYRREEKSGKQPQVDDLLDASRLTVFFLDESQSVRPKEVGTVSLIEEAARARGITPLRYRLREEWRCGGSDAYIRWVRAVLDIEEGTTEWTPDGLMHVEVADSPEQLEYIIRAEEAAGATARMVAGFCWPWTEPVGQGKAARLEADVRIGDWHRPWNAKGDSFREDGSVPPSTKWSVHPYGINQIGCVYTAQGLEWDWCGVILGEDMVRRDGRWVYRKGQWREDTESGVKRVRVPGSFDMKLREGTGSEEEKAEEFARCVRHAYHVLMTRASRATVLYSTDEETQAYLKSRVGDVQIHGLRPTWENLSAEARIPHRPSPKRKGHATPPGQELLF